A single window of Pyrus communis chromosome 10, drPyrComm1.1, whole genome shotgun sequence DNA harbors:
- the LOC137748673 gene encoding probable anion transporter 6, chloroplastic yields MARLTLRAECSSCLFSHSTSSQSPLSSPRRRRLLRFPPKNNLELRVICSIQERESVRETKKVNGLPVDKVQRAGSGSGSDSEGELSQESGSGEVGFDWDWPPWKNVPQRYKLIGTTSLAFVICNMDKVNLSISIIPMSHQFGWSSSEAGLVQSSFFWGYALSQLPGGWLAKIFSGRKVLEFGVLTWSLATGLVPLVAGFTPGLVLSRILVGIGEGVSPSAATDLIARTIPLEERSRAVAFVFGGLSVGSVAGFLLAPPLIQNLGWESVFYIFSSLGIAWYLGFQFLEGQASWVGESIPRSESTDVKKTWSTEELGDLLKDVPWKAFFQSPAVWAMIYAHFCGSWGHYTCLAWLPTYFSEELNLNLTEAAWVSILPPLASIFVTSIASQFADSLISSGVQTTTVRKVCQTIAFLSPAACMTLSSLDLGLPHWEVVGILTGGLALSSFALSGLYCTHQDMSPEYASILLGITNTVGAVPGIIGVALTGFLLDSTHSWSISLFIPSIFFYLTGTVVWLVFASSKPQTFSKTD; encoded by the exons ATGGCGAGGCTCACGCTCAGAGCCGAGTGCTCCTCCTGCTTATTTTCACACAGCACAAGCTCACAATCTCCCCTCTCCTCACCCAGACGACGTCGTTTGCTTCGGTTTCCTCCGAAGAACAACTTGGAGTTGAGAGTGATTTGTAGCATTCAGGAGAGGGAAAGCGTCAGGGAAACCAAGAAGGTCAATGGGCTACCGGTGGATAAGGTCCAACGGGCTGGTTCGGGTTCTGGGTCGGATTCTGAGGGGGAATTGAGTCAGGAGAGCGGGTCTGGGGAGGTGGGTTTTGATTGGGATTGGCCGCCGTGGAAGAACGTACCTCAGAGGTACAAGCTCATTGGGACTACTTCGCTTGCCTTTGTCATCTGCAACATGGATAAG GTGAACCTGAGTATTTCTATAATTCCAATGTCTCACCAGTTTGGATGGAGTTCATCCGAGGCGGGATTGGTTCAATCGTCGTTCTTTTGGGGGTATGCATTGAGTCAGTTGCCCGGAGGTTGGCTTGCCAAGATATTTAGTGGGAG AAAAGTTCTTGAGTTTGGAGTGTTAACTTGGTCCTTGGCTACGGGACTTGTCCCTCTTGTTGCTGGATTTACACCTGGTTTAGTTTTGTCCAGAATTTTG GTAGGAATTGGAGAAGGCGTTTCCCCATCCGCCGCAACTGACCTTATTGCCAG GACAATACCTTTGGAAGAGCGTTCACGGGCTGTAGCATTTGTCTTTGGTGGTCTGAGTGTAGGAAGTGTTGCAGG GTTTCTTCTGGCTCCTCCCCTTATCCAAAATCTGGGGTGGGAATCtgtattttacatattttcctCTTTGGGGATTGCTTG GTATCTGGGTTTTCAGTTTCTTGAAGGACAAGCCTCATGGGTTGGTGAATCAATTCCAC GGTCCGAATCAACAGATGTGAAGAAAACATGGAGTACCGAAGAATTGGGTGACTTGTTGAAG GATGTACCATGGAAAGCATTTTTCCAAAGTCCAGCTGTATGGGCAATGATCTATGCTCATTTTTGTGGAAGCTGGGGTCATTATACTTGCCTAGCGTGGCTTCCCACCTATTTTAG TGAGGAGCTGAACCTGAATTTGACAGAAGCTGCATGG GTCTCTATCCTTCCTCCATTGGCTTCGATCTTTGTGACCAGCATTGCATCACAATTTGCTGATAGCTTGATTTCTAGTGGAGTTCAAACCACTACG GTCCGAAAAGTTTGCCAAACAATTGCCTTTTTATCTCCTGCAGCTTGCATGACTCTTTCATCTCTTGATCTAGGGTTGCCGCATTGGGAAGTTGTTGGGATTCTCACTGGTGGTTTAGCCCTCTCAAGCTTTGCCTTGTCAG GATTGTATTGTACCCATCAAGACATGTCACCCGAATATGCGAGCATACTTTTG GGTATTACCAACACTGTTGGGGCGGTACCTGGAATAATAGGCGTTGCCCTCACCGGCTTTCTTCTTGATTCCACTCATTCATGGAGT ATATCATTGTTCATCCCATCAATATTTTTCTACCTGACTGGTACAGTCGTTTGGTTGGTGTTCGCCAGCAGTAAGCCTCAAACCTTTTCGAAGACAGACTGA
- the LOC137748672 gene encoding heparanase-like protein 3, producing MGSDILQMGFIFWVSFSFLVCTVNSKVGFGGGGVEGTVRINGRDAIAKIDDDFICATLDWWPPEKCDYGTCSWGRASLLNLDLNNTILLNAIKAFSPLKLRLGGTLQDKVIYATPDNKQSCDAFQKSTSEMFGFTQGCLPMNRWDELSSFFQKAGAKIIFGLNALTGRAINSNGTATGDWDYTNSESFIRYSVKNNYTVHGWELGNELCGHGIGTTVSASQYVSDTTALKKIVQDIYKGIEPKPLILSPGGFFDANWFKDYTDKTTTSLDVVTHHIYNLGPGVDEHLIEKILDPSVLDRISSTFSNLQGILKRSATSAAAWVGEAGGAYNSGRHLVSNTFVYSFWYLDQLGMSASYDTKTYCRQTLIGGNYGLLNTTTFEPNPDYYSALLWHRLMGRNVLATSFSGPKKIRAYAHCAKQSKGITVLLINLHNTTTAEARVAFNTTWTLRHKHKSHKPHRSHVTKLQQGPRSSTEREEYHLTPKDGNIQSQTMLLNGNALRVDSSGIIPSLNPVYVNASEPILVGPSSIVFAHIPYLVPPACR from the exons ATGGGTTCTGATATCTTGCAAATGGGATTCATTTTCTGGGTTTCTTTTAGTTTCTTGGTTTGTACTGTAAATTCGAAGGTGGGGTTTGGAGGAGGAGGTGTGGAAGGTACAGTCCGCATCAATGGCAGAGACGCCATTGCCAAAATCGACGACGATTTTATTTGTGCAACTCTTGATTGGTGGCCACCTGAGAAATGCGACTATGGTACATGCAGCTGGGGTCGTGCTTCTCTCCTCAATCTg GATCTAAACAACACTATCTTGTTAAATGCTATAAAGG CTTTCTCACCATTGAAACTTAGATTGGGTGGCACATTGCAAGATAAGGTGATATATGCTACACCAGATAACAAGCAAAGCTGTGATGCTTTTCAAAAAAGCACTTCTGAGATGTTTGGTTTCACTCAGGGCTGCTTGCCTATGAATAGATGGGATGAATTAAGCTCCTTTTTTCAGAAAGCAGG GGCTAAGATTATCTTCGGATTAAATGCTCTCACAGGACGAGCAATTAATTCGAACGGTACTGCAACTGGAGATTGGGACTACACCAATTCGGAGTCTTTCATCCGTTACAGCGTCAAAAACAACTACACCGTACATGGTTGGGAGCTTG GAAATGAATTGTGTGGACATGGAATCGGAACAACAGTCTCGGCGAGTCAGTATGTATCCGATACAACTGCTCTGAAGAAGATAGTACAAGACATCTACAAGGGCATCGAACCAAAGCCGCTGATCCTATCGCCAGGAGGATTTTTCGATGCAAACTGGTTCAAAGACTACACAGATAAAACCACCACATCCTTGGACGTTGTCACTCACCATATATATAATCTAGGGCCAG GGGTTGATGAACACCTTATTGAAAAGATTCTCGATCCATCTGTTCTTGATCGTATTTCTAGCACATTCAGCAACCTCCAAGGCATCCTAAAGCGTTCTGCAACTTCAGCAGCTGCGTGGGTTGGGGAAGCTGGAGGTGCTTACAACAGCGGTCGCCATCTTGTCTCCAATACATTTGTATATAGTTTCTG GTATTTGGATCAGCTCGGTATGTCAGCATCTTACGATACAAAAACCTACTGCAGACAAACATTGATTGGAGGAAACTACGGTTTACTCAACACTACTACCTTCGAGCCTAATCCCGACTATTACAG TGCTCTGCTTTGGCATCGGTTGATGGGAAGAAATGTCCTGGCAACGAGCTTTTCTGGACCAAAAAAGATACGTGCTTACGCACACTGCGCAAAACAATCT AAAGGGATTACGGTGCTACTGATCAACCTGCACAATACCACCACGGCCGAGGCCAGAGTTGCCTTCAACACTACCTGGACTCTGCGACATAAACACAAATCACACAAGCCTCATAGATCACATGTGACCAAGCTCCAACAGGGTCCCAGAAGTTCAACAGAAAGAGAAGAATACCATCTAACACCGAAGGACGGAAATATACAAAGCCAAACCATGCTGCTCAATGGAAACGCTTTGCGCGTAGATTCATCCGGGATCATTCCTAGCTTAAACCCTGTGTATGTAAATGCATCGGAACCAATTTTGGTCGGTCCGTCCTCAATTGTATTTGCTCACATACCATACCTAGTTCCCCCTGCTTGCAGGTAG